A single region of the Triticum dicoccoides isolate Atlit2015 ecotype Zavitan chromosome 2B, WEW_v2.0, whole genome shotgun sequence genome encodes:
- the LOC119365290 gene encoding protein TRIGALACTOSYLDIACYLGLYCEROL 1, chloroplastic-like — protein MSSTTAGAALLLRPTSSTTNHLLRFASPCPKSHLLRLHSPRRRLPVLRLSLTPPATAGSNSAPSPPSPPPSSTPPPSLFANWSPPRAIWRGLSALLLAGQVFHRVLTGRVHRRNLLAQLRRVGPGSAGVSLLTAAFVGMAFTIQFVREFTRLGLHRSVGGVLALALARELTPVVTAVVAAGRVGSAFAAELGTMQVSEQTDTLRVLGSQPIDYLVVPRVLACVLALPVLTLISFALGLASSAFLADAVFGVSTSIILESARKALRPWDLISALIKSQVFGAIIAVVSCAWGVTTHGGAKGVGESTTSAVVISLVGIFIADFALSCLFFQAGAGDSLKHAMG, from the coding sequence ATGTCGTCCACCACGGCAGGGGCCGCCCTCCTCCTCCGCCCCACCTCCTCCACGACGAACCATCTCCTCCGCTTTGCCAGCCCCTGCCCCAAATcccacctcctccgcctccactcgccacgccgccgcctccccgtcCTCCGCCTCTCCCTCACGCCCCCCGCCACCGCCGGCAGCAATTCAgcgccttctcctccttctccgcctccgtCCTCCACGCCCCCGCCTTCTCTTTTCGCCAACTGGTCTCCGCCGCGCGCGATCTGGCGGGGGCTCTCGGCGCTGCTCCTCGCAGGGCAGGTCTTCCACCGCGTCCTCACGGGACGCGTCCACCGCCGCAACCTCCTCGCCCAGCTCCGTCGCGTGGGCCCCGGGAGCGCGGGGGTCTCGCTCCTCACCGCCGCCTTCGTCGGCATGGCCTTCACCATCCAGTTCGTGCGCGAGTTCACCCGCCTCGGTCTCCACCGCTCCGTTGGTGGCGTCCTTGCCCTCGCGCTCGCCCGCGAGCTCACCCCGGTCGTCACCGCCGTCGTCGCTGCCGGCCGAGTTGGCTCCGCCTTTGCCGCCGAGCTCGGCACCATGCAGGTGTCCGAGCAGACGGACACCCTCCGCGTCCTCGGCTCACAGCCCATCGATTACCTCGTGGTTCCCCGGGTCCTCGCTTGCGTGCTTGCGCTCCCTGTCCTAACCCTCATCAGCTTCGCCCTCGGGCTCGCCTCCTCGGCGTTCTTGGCCGACGCCGTCTTTGGTGTAAGCACCAGCATCATTCTGGAGTCAGCACGCAAGGCGCTGCGACCATGGGACTTGATCAGCGCCTTGATAAAATCACAGGTGTTCGGTGCCATTATTGCGGTGGTGAGCTGTGCATGGGGTGTGACAACCCACGGAGGAGCCAAGGGCGTTGGCGAGTCCACAACGTCTGCAGTGGTCATTTCCTTGGTTGGAATTTTCATTGCAGACTTCGCCCTTTCGTGCCTGTTCTTCCAGGCTGGTGCTGGTGATTCACTAAAGCACGCGATGGGTTAA
- the LOC119361070 gene encoding acyl-acyl carrier protein thioesterase ATL3, chloroplastic-like — translation MQQIGAHIPLATNQFPQHPRRVYTAGGGRSSYCHRVMPFGQAYLHQHQVKAVLRASNPLQAVTSVNTNQEYSIRKDKCFQVEMKVHDTELDRYGVVHNAVYSYYIQNGHDKLFESLGISVDAITSKGNALALSEVQLKYIAPLRSGDRFVIKVKLEQIKGVRVIFAQTIETLPDHKPVLEAKGTVVCLDKDYRPTRIFPDISTKILQFFSSKDD, via the exons ATGCAGCAGATAGGCGCGCATATTCCTCTTGCCACCAATCAGTTCCCTCAACATCCACGCCGGGTATACACTGCTGGTGGTGGCAGATCAAGTTACTGCCACCGTGTGATGCCCTTTGGCCAAGCATATCTCCACCAGCACCAGGTCAAGGCTGTTCTTAGAGCATCCAACCCCCTACAAGCTGTGACTAGTGTGAACACAAACCAGGAATACAGCATAAG GAAGGACAAATGTTTTCAAGTTGAGATGAAAGTTCATGACACGGAACTTGACCGATATGGTGTTGTCCACAACGCTGTCTACAGTTATTACATTCAAAACG GTCATGACAAGCTATTTGAAAGCCTTGGAATCAGTGTAGACGCGATAACATCCAAAGGCAATGCGCTCGCTCTTTCAGAAGTACAACTAAAGTACATTGCACCTTTAAGG AGTGGTGACAGGTTTGTCATCAAGGTGAAGCTCGAGCAAATCAAAGGTGTAAGAGTGATCTTTGCGCAAACAATTGAGACACTGCCCGATCATAAG CCCGTACTGGAAGCCAAAGGAACCGTTGTTTGCCTCGACAAAGACTATCGTCCAACTCGCATATTCCCAGATATATCAACAAAAATTCTGCAGTTCTTCTCATCCAAGGACGACTAA